From the Lathyrus oleraceus cultivar Zhongwan6 chromosome 4, CAAS_Psat_ZW6_1.0, whole genome shotgun sequence genome, one window contains:
- the LOC127136621 gene encoding uncharacterized protein LOC127136621, whose amino-acid sequence MGARVSFLGGVCQDFFTRQPTRKIKIDVWLTINRIAIVKYATGLVGLVGSLQGLSKRRGKQNLNHGKPYIAPVNKGKQRNVNGKRPSEGGAPTPLKCYRCGLLGHRVSECKSNVKKCYKCEKSRHLVVDCKENMVTCYNYGEPGHINTHCPKPKKASIRGKVFALTGTQTSSDDRLIRGTCYINNIPLIVIIDTGDTHSFIVIDCVKRLGLVVSYMSGEVVIKTPAKGLETTTLVCLNCHLLIFDKDFSIDLICLPLENLDVILGMNWLEFNHVYINYYNKSVRFLTPSEEEEVGFLSTRELKELLEKEAQMFVLFMVLPSKSRAVIDELQVVWDFLKVFPYDILDVPLESDVEFSIDLVPGTKPIFMAPYRMFASELAELKKQLKDLLEKRFVKPNVSPWGSLVLL is encoded by the exons atgggtgcccgtgtcagctTCCTTGGAGGGGTGTGTCAAGACTTCTTCACCAGACAACCAACACG aaaaatcaagattgatgtatggttaacAATTAAcaggattgcaattgttaag TATGCTACCGGACTTGTGGGTTTGGTCGGCTCACTACAAGGGTtgagcaagagaagaggaaagcagaATCTGAACCATGGGAAACCATATATTGCTCCAGTTAATAAAGGTAAACAGAGAAATGTTAATGGTAAGAGGCCAAGTGAGGGAGGTGCTCCTACTCCTCTTAAGTGTTATAGGTGTGGTCTGTTGGGTCATCGTGTTAGTGAATGCAAGAGTAATGTGAAGAAGTGTTACAAGTGTGAGAAGTCAAGACATCTGGTTGTTGATTGCAAAGAGAATATGGTGACTTGCTACAACTATGGTGAACCAGGACATATCAACACTCATTGCCCGAAGCCTAAGAAAGCTTCAATTAGAGGAAAGGTGTTCGCTCTGACGGGGACTCAGACTTCCAGTGATGATAGGTTAATCAGAGGTACATGTTATATTAATAATATACCTTTGATTGTTATTATTGATACTGGTGATACTCATTCTTTTATTGTTATTGACTGTGTGAAAAGGCTAGGCCTTGTTGTGTCTTATATGAGTGGAGAAGTGGTTATCAAAACTCCTGCTAAAGGTTTAGAGACTACTACTTTAGTTTGTTTGAATTGTCATCTGTTAATCTTTGATAAAGATTTTAGCATTGATCTTATTTGCTTGCCATTGGAGAATCTTGATGTTATCTTGGGGATGAATTGGTTGGAGTTCAATCATGTTTATATCAATTATTATAACAAGTCGGTGCGGTTTCTTACTCCTagtgaggaggaagaagttggTTTCTTGTCTACTAGAGAGTTGAAGGAGCTTTTGGAAAAGGAGGCTCAGATGTTTGTTTTATTCATGGTGTTACCTTCTAAGAGTCGGGCGGTGATTGATGAATTGCAAGTAGTGTGGGATTTTCTAAAGGTGTTCCCGTATGACATTTTAGATGTACCGCTAGAGAGTGATGTGGAGTTTTCTATTGATCTTGTCCCTGGTACCAAACCTATTTTTATGGCACCATATAGGATGTTTGCATCAGAGTTAGCAGAATTGAAGAAACAATTAAAAGATCTGCTAGAGAAGAGATTTGTGAAACCAAATGTGTCACCTTGGGGATCTCTAGTGTTGTtgtaa